One Novosphingobium sp. G106 DNA segment encodes these proteins:
- a CDS encoding TonB-dependent receptor produces the protein MRKLIVAGLLAGVVLPFAPAAYAQDTAEAGAGKDEIIVTARRREESLSKVPIAITAISGADLDKRAITNENDLQAAVPGLVIRQNGGVHSFNYSIRGQSVDTFTNSPPSVLPYVNEVQIITHSASTFYDMGGIQVLKGPQGTLFGRNATGGAVLYSTAKPTDKVEGYIQGRYGSYDARNVQGAINLPLGDIGALRVAGSYTGGGAFIKDYFTSDKYGDLDQKSIRATLKLTPMAGLTNTTVFQYTDEDGTNTPYQLWSVNSQPCVSAADFTTAYCLLNPATSPGLTAYLQTHPAVWQGGLTAAVAEQRRVGPWVSMSSYPPYHKASDTYVINTTEFDVADDMLVKNIFGYNLAKSDDGYDYDGSPYHFFETQGVVNPNGVKVTPTKGFTLNTRQFSDELQLQGKAFDGRLDYVVGFYYLNQRDQVVSNLTFGQPIFEAPFAYTAQWTTESIAGFAQATFKLTDQLSATGGFRWTHDKTEIFQLPGSAFLPFFPGTEKTSASKPSWTASLDYKVTPELMLYVANRGSWRAGGYNYSVTPLNVTAENGGNLFLPETTVDIEAGLKYAGNGLGVPVTFNADFFNQWVKNIQRSAYLLTPLGVSLRTVNVPKAQITGFEFDFTVRPTEYLQFGASGNYTNARYTDNAVTFGGTTFRYGPFADVPKWSGTLFGEVGVPLGDAGKLTLRGDAYGQEKMNFSNVGDTINPNTTLPGYVLVNARLTWSEIMGTGLSASAFVRNLGNRKYWSGGNAASNGGNTNVVNPGLPRMWGGELRYQF, from the coding sequence ATGAGGAAGTTGATCGTGGCTGGCTTGCTGGCCGGCGTCGTGCTGCCATTTGCGCCGGCGGCCTATGCCCAGGACACCGCCGAAGCGGGAGCAGGCAAGGACGAAATCATCGTCACCGCCCGCCGCCGCGAGGAGAGCCTGTCGAAGGTTCCTATCGCGATCACCGCGATCTCGGGCGCCGATCTCGACAAGCGCGCGATCACCAACGAGAACGATCTGCAGGCGGCTGTGCCCGGCCTGGTCATCCGCCAGAACGGCGGCGTTCACTCGTTCAACTATTCGATCCGCGGCCAGAGCGTCGACACCTTCACCAACTCGCCGCCGAGCGTGCTGCCCTACGTCAATGAAGTGCAGATCATCACGCACAGCGCGTCGACCTTCTACGACATGGGCGGCATTCAGGTCCTCAAAGGCCCGCAGGGTACGCTGTTCGGGCGTAACGCCACGGGCGGCGCGGTGCTCTATTCGACCGCCAAGCCGACCGACAAGGTCGAGGGCTACATCCAGGGTCGCTACGGCAGCTATGACGCGCGCAATGTCCAGGGCGCGATCAACCTGCCGCTCGGCGATATAGGCGCGCTGCGCGTGGCCGGGAGCTACACCGGTGGCGGCGCCTTCATCAAAGACTACTTCACGAGCGACAAGTATGGTGACCTCGACCAGAAGTCGATCCGCGCCACGCTCAAGCTGACGCCGATGGCCGGGCTGACCAACACCACGGTGTTCCAGTACACCGACGAGGATGGCACCAACACGCCGTACCAGCTCTGGTCGGTCAATTCGCAGCCCTGCGTCTCGGCGGCGGACTTCACCACCGCCTACTGCTTGCTCAACCCGGCGACGAGCCCGGGCCTGACCGCCTATCTGCAGACGCATCCCGCGGTCTGGCAGGGCGGCCTCACCGCGGCGGTCGCCGAGCAGCGCCGCGTCGGTCCGTGGGTCAGTATGTCGAGCTATCCGCCGTACCACAAGGCGAGCGACACCTACGTCATCAACACGACCGAGTTCGACGTCGCCGATGACATGCTCGTCAAGAACATCTTCGGCTACAACCTCGCCAAGTCGGACGACGGCTACGACTACGACGGTTCGCCCTATCACTTCTTCGAGACCCAGGGCGTCGTGAACCCGAACGGCGTCAAGGTCACGCCGACCAAGGGCTTCACGCTCAACACGCGCCAGTTCTCGGACGAGCTCCAGCTCCAGGGCAAGGCGTTCGATGGCCGGCTCGATTACGTGGTCGGCTTCTATTACCTGAACCAGCGCGACCAGGTCGTGTCGAACTTGACCTTCGGCCAGCCGATCTTCGAAGCGCCCTTCGCCTATACCGCGCAGTGGACGACGGAATCGATCGCCGGCTTCGCCCAGGCCACGTTCAAGCTGACCGATCAGCTCAGCGCGACGGGCGGCTTCCGCTGGACTCACGACAAAACCGAGATCTTCCAGCTTCCCGGCTCGGCCTTCCTGCCGTTCTTCCCCGGCACCGAGAAGACCTCGGCCAGCAAGCCGAGCTGGACCGCCAGCCTCGACTACAAGGTGACCCCGGAACTGATGCTCTACGTGGCCAACCGCGGTTCCTGGCGTGCGGGCGGGTACAACTATTCGGTGACCCCGCTCAACGTCACGGCCGAGAACGGCGGCAACCTGTTCCTGCCCGAGACGACGGTCGATATCGAAGCCGGCCTCAAGTACGCGGGCAACGGTCTGGGCGTTCCGGTCACGTTCAACGCCGACTTCTTCAACCAGTGGGTCAAGAACATCCAGCGCTCGGCCTATCTGCTGACGCCGCTCGGCGTGTCACTGCGCACGGTCAACGTGCCCAAGGCGCAGATCACCGGCTTCGAGTTCGATTTCACAGTGCGGCCGACCGAGTACCTACAGTTCGGCGCGTCGGGTAACTATACGAATGCCCGCTACACCGACAACGCGGTCACTTTCGGCGGCACGACGTTCCGCTATGGCCCCTTCGCCGACGTGCCCAAGTGGAGCGGTACGCTGTTTGGCGAAGTCGGCGTTCCCCTGGGCGATGCCGGCAAGCTGACGTTGCGCGGCGATGCCTATGGCCAGGAGAAGATGAACTTCTCCAACGTTGGCGACACGATCAACCCCAACACCACGCTGCCCGGCTATGTGCTGGTCAACGCGCGGCTGACCTGGTCGGAGATCATGGGGACGGGGCTGTCGGCCTCGGCCTTCGTGCGCAACCTCGGCAACCGCAAGTATTGGTCGGGCGGCAACGCGGCGTCGAACGGTGGCAACACCAACGTCGTCAACCCCGGCCTGCCGCGGATGTGGGGCGGCGAACTGCGCTACCAGTTCTGA
- a CDS encoding cytochrome P450, whose amino-acid sequence MASQTTDTQVSERVPLTAEEQNLLENGSLKSYDIQAHPRDFYRAMRKGDPIYYDKGLDTWLVTRHEDIWAVQSDPITFSVQHGYHEQQARGMHDEFRNYLKEHGGGYFPDAIMSDPPYHTRIRKLMERAFTAHRVKELEPRLHAIVRDLIAEFADKGHCDAVKDISQPLTIRVIVEQMGLDHGMEAKIVEWSMAVTAQIGAMQSRETMLANAAKIAELQHYLIGKMKEREKEPREDMISDIVHASVTNEDGTIEKLTFEEAVSLIRAMVIAGNDTTATSIGNLFYVLATKPGMMETLQGVAEDERRMNRFVEEHLRNEPPVRALSRAATVDTVVNGTKIPKGAQMLLVYDSGNDDETVFPDPRKFDMDRPNLGRHVGFGGGPHRCIGLALARMEIKLAAQEVARQMKDLKLAIPESEITYLPTVATHTIESLPITYGKR is encoded by the coding sequence ATGGCATCGCAGACGACGGACACCCAGGTATCGGAGCGGGTGCCGCTCACCGCCGAGGAGCAGAACCTCCTCGAGAACGGCTCGCTAAAGAGCTACGATATCCAGGCCCACCCGCGCGACTTCTATCGCGCCATGCGCAAGGGCGACCCGATCTACTACGATAAGGGTCTCGATACCTGGCTGGTCACCCGGCACGAGGACATCTGGGCAGTCCAGTCGGACCCGATCACTTTCTCGGTCCAGCACGGCTATCACGAGCAGCAGGCTCGCGGCATGCACGACGAGTTCCGCAACTACCTGAAGGAGCACGGCGGCGGCTACTTCCCCGACGCGATCATGTCGGACCCGCCGTACCACACGCGCATCCGCAAGCTGATGGAGCGCGCTTTCACCGCGCACCGCGTCAAGGAGCTCGAGCCGCGCCTGCATGCGATCGTCCGCGACCTGATCGCTGAATTCGCCGACAAGGGCCATTGCGACGCGGTGAAGGACATTTCTCAGCCGCTGACGATCCGCGTCATCGTCGAGCAGATGGGCCTCGATCACGGCATGGAAGCCAAGATCGTCGAATGGTCGATGGCCGTCACCGCGCAGATCGGTGCGATGCAGAGCCGCGAGACGATGCTGGCCAACGCCGCCAAGATCGCCGAACTGCAGCATTACCTGATCGGCAAGATGAAGGAGCGCGAAAAGGAACCGCGCGAGGACATGATCTCCGACATCGTCCATGCCTCGGTCACCAACGAGGACGGCACGATCGAGAAGCTGACTTTCGAGGAAGCCGTGTCGCTGATCCGTGCGATGGTCATCGCCGGCAACGACACGACCGCGACCTCGATCGGCAACCTGTTCTATGTGCTCGCCACCAAGCCCGGCATGATGGAGACGCTCCAGGGCGTCGCCGAGGACGAGCGCCGGATGAACCGCTTCGTCGAAGAGCATTTGCGCAACGAGCCGCCGGTCCGCGCCCTGTCGCGCGCCGCGACCGTGGACACCGTGGTCAACGGCACCAAGATCCCCAAGGGCGCGCAGATGCTGCTGGTCTATGACAGCGGCAACGACGACGAGACCGTGTTCCCCGATCCGCGCAAGTTCGACATGGACCGCCCGAACCTGGGCCGCCACGTCGGCTTCGGCGGCGGCCCGCACCGCTGCATCGGCTTGGCGCTGGCGCGCATGGAGATCAAGCTGGCGGCGCAGGAAGTCGCGCGGCAGATGAAGGATCTCAAGCTGGCGATCCCCGAGAGCGAGATCACCTATCTCCCCACGGTCGCCACGCACACGATCGAATCGCTGCCGATCACTTACGGCAAGCGCTGA
- a CDS encoding 2Fe-2S iron-sulfur cluster-binding protein — MGNLKVTMTDVNGVTTTFDNVEEGTSLMELGKQNDIAGIMGDCGGGCACATCHVYVTDEWFAKVGEPDDIEFAMLDMVSDVQKPTSRLGCQIKMKPDLDGIEVTVAPSSSY; from the coding sequence ATGGGTAATCTCAAAGTCACCATGACCGACGTCAACGGCGTCACCACGACGTTCGACAACGTCGAGGAAGGCACCAGCCTGATGGAACTGGGCAAGCAGAACGATATTGCCGGCATCATGGGCGATTGCGGCGGCGGCTGCGCCTGCGCCACCTGCCACGTCTACGTCACCGACGAGTGGTTCGCCAAGGTCGGCGAGCCCGACGACATCGAATTCGCCATGCTCGACATGGTCTCGGACGTGCAGAAGCCGACGAGCCGGCTCGGCTGCCAGATCAAGATGAAGCCCGATCTCGACGGGATCGAAGTCACCGTGGCGCCGAGCTCCAGCTATTGA
- a CDS encoding amidohydrolase family protein, producing MVRTLIRNATIFDATGAKPFTGDLLVDGNRIAAVGASAANAEADTVIDATGLFCMPGMTEGHCHLSFEGVTATENLITPSPEEQVFTAARGAKALIEMGFTSAYGASEAKLRLGVAVRNEVNAGRLPGPRIRAGGLELSVTGAMGDESKEHNPRIGPSTIIDGVEEMRKAVRFQIREGIDNIKLDVSGDPFYPSTPGSCTPMTFEEIKVAADTAHGLGRKINAHTRSAEGSKHCVRAGVDGLFHCEYSDEEMFDLMEEAKDRIFVSPTVGLLHQIMVGDAAACGLSPEVGGYMGIGELLENSAKTHTELRKRGIRHLIGGDYGFGWSLQGQQAADIALFMKYYGYSAADALICATRNGGLAMMDGGDLGTLEAGKLADLILVNGDVLADVSILTDRERILLVMKDGQVQRTSPALKQSTPSPALEAAE from the coding sequence GTGGTCAGGACCCTGATCCGCAACGCCACGATCTTCGACGCGACGGGCGCCAAGCCCTTCACCGGCGATCTTCTGGTCGATGGCAATCGCATCGCCGCGGTCGGCGCATCGGCCGCGAACGCCGAAGCCGATACGGTGATCGACGCGACCGGCCTGTTCTGCATGCCCGGCATGACCGAAGGCCACTGCCACCTTTCGTTCGAAGGCGTCACCGCCACCGAAAACCTGATCACGCCCAGCCCCGAGGAGCAGGTGTTCACCGCCGCGCGCGGCGCCAAGGCGCTAATCGAGATGGGCTTCACCAGCGCCTATGGCGCGTCGGAAGCCAAGCTGCGGCTCGGCGTCGCCGTGCGCAACGAGGTCAACGCCGGCCGCCTCCCCGGCCCGCGCATCCGCGCCGGCGGGCTCGAGCTCAGCGTCACCGGCGCGATGGGCGACGAGAGCAAGGAGCACAATCCGCGCATCGGCCCCTCGACGATCATCGACGGCGTCGAGGAAATGCGCAAAGCGGTGCGCTTTCAGATCCGCGAAGGCATCGACAACATCAAGCTCGACGTCTCGGGCGACCCCTTCTACCCCTCGACCCCCGGCTCGTGCACGCCGATGACCTTCGAGGAGATCAAGGTCGCGGCGGACACCGCGCACGGCCTCGGCCGCAAGATCAATGCGCACACGCGCTCGGCCGAGGGCTCGAAACACTGCGTCCGCGCCGGCGTCGACGGGCTGTTCCACTGCGAATATTCCGACGAGGAAATGTTCGACCTGATGGAAGAGGCCAAAGACCGCATCTTCGTTTCGCCGACGGTCGGCCTGCTCCACCAGATCATGGTCGGCGATGCCGCCGCCTGCGGCCTCAGCCCCGAGGTCGGCGGCTATATGGGCATCGGCGAACTGCTGGAGAATTCGGCGAAGACGCACACCGAACTGCGCAAGCGTGGCATTCGCCACCTGATCGGCGGCGACTATGGCTTCGGCTGGAGCCTCCAGGGCCAGCAGGCGGCCGACATCGCGCTGTTCATGAAATACTACGGCTACAGCGCCGCCGACGCGCTGATCTGCGCCACCCGCAACGGCGGCCTGGCGATGATGGACGGCGGCGATCTCGGCACTCTGGAAGCCGGCAAGCTCGCCGATTTGATCCTGGTCAATGGCGATGTGCTCGCCGATGTCTCAATACTCACCGACCGCGAGCGCATCCTGCTCGTGATGAAGGACGGCCAGGTCCAGCGGACCTCGCCCGCCCTCAAGCAGTCCACCCCTTCCCCCGCGCTCGAAGCCGCGGAATAA
- a CDS encoding SRPBCC family protein — MNVETGTLKPGEARCPAETTQEIIARDKVAAPAWAASESYEYLGSEDISKDRYTSAAFAQGEFDRLWTRTWQMACREEHIPDVGDYYVYDLGPYSFVVTRSGEDEIQAHFNSCLHRGTKLKPSGTTGFSNNLKCPFHGWTWNLDGSLKEIPEKWDFSHTQGKKMCLPEARVERLGGFVWINMDPEAPSLADYLGKEVMAHMNAWKLEDRYIYLHVQKSYPANWKLTMEAFMEAYHVGDTHPQVAPANGDVNSQYDVYDEHVDRFISTLGVVSPKLYGKYSEQDILENFTLGDSSSLGGSKPRLKDGQRARQVMADMFRGMFESATNTDLSHVSDTELLDTYSYTFFPNLFLFPGISLPMIYRFRPDARDHRRTIYEVMFMRPRPKDGSVPETAEVEILEDHQSFAEAKGMDPGFGVILDQDTDNLYAQQEGLEASAKPGITLGDYQEIRVRHFEQAVDKYMAMEPKLPDWTKLQRDC, encoded by the coding sequence ATGAACGTCGAAACCGGCACGTTGAAACCCGGAGAGGCGCGCTGCCCGGCCGAGACCACGCAGGAAATCATCGCGCGCGACAAGGTCGCCGCGCCTGCCTGGGCCGCCAGCGAAAGCTACGAATACCTCGGCAGCGAGGACATCTCGAAAGATCGCTACACGAGCGCCGCTTTCGCCCAGGGCGAATTCGACCGGCTGTGGACGCGCACCTGGCAGATGGCTTGCCGCGAGGAGCATATCCCCGACGTCGGCGACTATTACGTCTATGACCTCGGCCCCTACAGCTTCGTCGTCACGCGCAGCGGCGAGGACGAGATTCAGGCCCATTTCAATTCGTGCCTGCACCGCGGCACCAAGCTCAAGCCCTCGGGCACCACGGGTTTCTCGAACAACCTCAAGTGCCCGTTCCATGGCTGGACCTGGAACCTCGACGGCAGCCTCAAGGAAATCCCCGAGAAGTGGGACTTCAGCCATACCCAGGGCAAGAAGATGTGCCTGCCCGAAGCCCGCGTCGAGCGGCTGGGCGGCTTCGTCTGGATCAACATGGATCCCGAAGCACCGAGCCTGGCCGACTACCTGGGCAAGGAAGTCATGGCGCACATGAACGCCTGGAAGCTGGAAGACCGCTACATCTACCTGCACGTCCAGAAAAGCTACCCGGCCAACTGGAAGCTGACGATGGAGGCCTTCATGGAGGCCTATCACGTTGGCGACACGCATCCGCAGGTCGCCCCGGCGAACGGCGACGTCAATTCGCAGTACGATGTCTACGACGAGCACGTCGACCGCTTCATCTCGACGCTCGGCGTGGTCAGCCCCAAGCTCTACGGCAAGTACAGCGAGCAGGATATCCTCGAGAACTTCACCCTGGGTGACAGCTCGTCGCTGGGCGGCAGCAAGCCGCGGCTCAAGGACGGCCAGCGCGCCCGCCAGGTCATGGCCGACATGTTCCGCGGCATGTTCGAGAGCGCGACCAACACCGATCTCAGCCACGTTTCGGACACCGAGCTGCTCGACACCTACAGCTACACGTTCTTCCCGAACCTGTTCCTGTTCCCGGGCATCTCGCTGCCGATGATCTATCGCTTCCGGCCCGATGCTCGCGACCATCGCCGCACGATCTACGAAGTGATGTTCATGCGCCCGCGCCCCAAGGACGGCTCGGTTCCCGAGACCGCCGAGGTCGAGATCCTCGAGGACCACCAGTCCTTCGCCGAGGCCAAGGGCATGGACCCCGGTTTCGGCGTGATCCTCGATCAGGATACCGACAATCTCTACGCGCAGCAGGAGGGCCTCGAAGCCAGCGCCAAGCCGGGCATCACGCTGGGCGACTACCAGGAAATCCGCGTCCGCCACTTCGAACAGGCGGTCGACAAATACATGGCGATGGAGCCCAAGCTGCCAGACTGGACGAAACTCCAGCGCGACTGCTGA
- a CDS encoding enoyl-CoA hydratase/isomerase family protein, whose protein sequence is MRATLRRPPAEELVLYSKDPKTKIATITLNRPDALNAPTIAGRLRFAELVHRANIDDDVKVLIIKGEGKHLGSGADLEEQDGMLNPQPGTSLLHEFKIPEDGTVKYPPAGSYRFLGSITNLYADDSYGCRSLQNFKKISILQCKGYTYGWHFYLAGDADIVVSSDDALYGHAAFRYVGWGPRMWTWCEMMGVRKFMEMVFTGRPFTAQQMYDCNFLNSVVPREQLEEETMKYALACSMTRPNDTVVAQKTFFEIYKQHRGEYMGSLLTGFLEGLKPIMTDDAGGADQGLGDDVMEKGLANSVKDNDLRFPADWRLSFGGRAKP, encoded by the coding sequence ATGAGAGCAACGCTCCGCCGTCCGCCGGCCGAAGAACTGGTCCTCTACAGCAAGGACCCGAAGACCAAGATCGCCACGATCACGCTCAACCGGCCCGACGCGCTCAACGCGCCGACGATCGCGGGACGCCTGCGCTTCGCCGAACTGGTCCACCGCGCAAACATCGACGATGACGTCAAGGTCCTCATCATCAAGGGCGAAGGCAAGCACCTGGGTTCGGGCGCCGACCTCGAGGAACAGGACGGCATGCTCAACCCGCAGCCCGGCACCTCGCTGCTGCACGAGTTCAAGATCCCCGAGGACGGCACGGTCAAGTATCCGCCCGCGGGCTCGTACCGCTTCCTCGGCTCGATCACGAACCTCTACGCCGATGACAGCTATGGCTGCCGTTCGCTGCAGAACTTCAAGAAGATCTCGATCCTCCAGTGCAAGGGCTACACCTACGGCTGGCACTTCTACCTCGCGGGCGACGCTGACATCGTCGTCTCGTCGGACGACGCGCTCTACGGCCACGCCGCCTTCCGCTACGTCGGCTGGGGCCCGCGCATGTGGACCTGGTGCGAGATGATGGGCGTGCGCAAGTTCATGGAAATGGTCTTCACCGGCCGGCCTTTCACCGCGCAGCAGATGTACGACTGCAACTTCCTCAACTCGGTCGTCCCGCGCGAGCAGCTCGAGGAAGAAACGATGAAGTACGCGCTCGCCTGCTCGATGACGCGTCCGAACGACACGGTCGTCGCGCAGAAGACCTTCTTCGAGATCTACAAGCAGCACCGCGGCGAATACATGGGCTCGCTGCTGACCGGCTTCCTCGAAGGCCTCAAGCCGATCATGACCGACGATGCCGGCGGCGCCGACCAGGGCCTCGGCGATGACGTCATGGAGAAGGGTCTCGCCAACTCGGTGAAGGACAACGACCTGCGCTTCCCGGCCGACTGGCGCCTGAGCTTCGGCGGCCGCGCCAAGCCGTGA
- a CDS encoding aldo/keto reductase, whose amino-acid sequence MQYTQLGSTGLIVSRLALGGSTFTQGDTSLGAFYKVGPELADEMVGKALDAGVNYFDTADVYASGQSEELLGAALKPHRDRVVLSTKVGNRGAGNREVLHSGLSRRHILWSVDQSLKRLGTDWIDYYVVHRTDPFAPLDETLEALDAVVKAGKVRYVGYSNWPAWQAATAIAQQKARGLAAFTHGQMYYSLLGRDVERDTVAMMQHFGIGMTVWSPLAYGFLAGKYTAEAMKKDDNRFANFDWLKFDHDQAFALLPILEEIAKAKQCSMAQLAVAWLLTRPGVDSVLLGATKTHQLEDNLGAVNVALSDEDLARLDAATAIKSLYPSADWAAVDSMDPVARKRLGANRK is encoded by the coding sequence ATGCAGTACACCCAGCTCGGTTCGACCGGCCTGATCGTTTCGCGTCTCGCCTTGGGAGGATCCACCTTCACCCAGGGCGATACGTCGCTCGGCGCATTCTACAAGGTTGGTCCCGAGCTGGCGGACGAAATGGTCGGCAAGGCGCTCGACGCGGGCGTGAACTACTTCGACACCGCCGACGTCTATGCCAGCGGCCAGTCGGAGGAACTGTTGGGTGCCGCGCTCAAGCCGCACCGCGACCGCGTGGTCCTGTCGACCAAGGTGGGTAACCGCGGCGCGGGCAACCGCGAAGTACTGCATTCGGGGCTCTCGCGCCGCCACATCCTGTGGTCGGTCGACCAGAGCCTAAAGCGGCTCGGCACCGACTGGATCGACTACTACGTCGTCCATCGCACAGACCCCTTCGCCCCGCTCGACGAGACGCTCGAGGCGCTCGATGCCGTGGTGAAGGCCGGCAAGGTCCGCTACGTCGGCTATTCCAACTGGCCGGCCTGGCAGGCGGCGACCGCGATCGCCCAGCAGAAGGCCCGCGGCCTCGCGGCCTTCACCCACGGCCAGATGTACTATTCGCTGCTCGGCCGCGACGTCGAGCGCGACACTGTCGCCATGATGCAGCATTTCGGCATCGGCATGACTGTCTGGAGCCCGCTCGCCTACGGCTTCCTCGCCGGCAAATATACCGCCGAGGCCATGAAGAAAGACGACAACCGCTTCGCCAACTTCGACTGGCTGAAGTTCGACCACGACCAGGCCTTCGCCCTGTTGCCGATCCTCGAGGAGATCGCCAAGGCCAAGCAGTGCTCGATGGCGCAACTCGCCGTCGCCTGGCTGCTGACCCGGCCCGGCGTCGACTCCGTCCTGCTCGGCGCGACCAAGACGCACCAGCTGGAGGACAATCTCGGCGCAGTGAACGTGGCGCTCAGCGACGAAGATCTCGCCCGGCTCGATGCGGCGACGGCGATCAAGTCGCTCTATCCGAGCGCCGATTGGGCGGCTGTAGACTCGATGGATCCGGTAGCGCGCAAGCGATTGGGAGCAAACCGCAAATGA
- a CDS encoding CaiB/BaiF CoA-transferase family protein, whose product MTPPTATPGALEGKLIIEIAERPAGEQTGKLLADFGAEVIKVERPGGAPTRGMGPFKDGKSAVFGFFNTNKKSVTLDLTDSADRATLDRLLARAHVLIDDHDEAWGQARRLDQAAVATAHPHLVHCAITAFGQGAPQEWQKAYPINVINAGGWAYHSPSEAPDEQPPLKGAGRFLPDYESAIDAATCVLASLHRQHGSGQGQFIDISEIETQLNRIDGVLDRMVAGDVEPSADRTAYDQGGPATSFACKDGHIYIYMTTKGHWNALVELMGSPQWAKEFPEDWLEFHCTDDRVVAFREGFQDWITHQEKMPITTAAQKAGIPMVPVNTAADLPVNEQLVYRGFFQELDGIKYPTAGYMMSGTPVRVRSHAPALGANNAEIEGAGDADA is encoded by the coding sequence ATGACACCGCCCACCGCCACTCCGGGCGCCCTCGAAGGCAAGCTCATCATCGAGATCGCCGAGCGGCCGGCCGGCGAACAGACCGGCAAGCTTCTCGCCGATTTCGGCGCTGAGGTGATCAAGGTCGAGCGCCCGGGCGGCGCGCCCACCCGCGGGATGGGTCCTTTCAAGGACGGCAAGAGCGCCGTCTTCGGCTTTTTCAACACCAACAAGAAATCGGTCACGCTTGATCTGACCGATTCCGCCGACCGCGCCACGCTCGACCGGTTGCTGGCGCGGGCCCATGTCCTCATCGACGACCATGACGAGGCCTGGGGCCAGGCGCGCCGGCTGGATCAGGCCGCGGTGGCGACGGCGCATCCGCACCTGGTCCACTGCGCGATCACCGCCTTCGGTCAGGGCGCGCCGCAGGAATGGCAGAAGGCCTATCCGATCAACGTGATCAACGCCGGCGGCTGGGCCTATCACTCGCCGAGCGAAGCGCCCGACGAGCAGCCCCCGCTGAAAGGCGCCGGCCGGTTCCTGCCCGACTACGAATCCGCCATCGACGCCGCGACCTGCGTGCTGGCGTCGCTGCATCGTCAGCACGGCTCCGGGCAGGGCCAGTTCATCGACATCTCCGAGATCGAGACCCAGCTCAACCGGATCGACGGCGTGCTCGACCGGATGGTCGCCGGCGATGTCGAGCCGAGCGCCGATCGCACGGCCTACGATCAGGGCGGCCCGGCGACGTCGTTCGCCTGCAAGGACGGCCACATCTACATTTACATGACGACCAAGGGACACTGGAACGCATTGGTCGAACTGATGGGCAGTCCGCAGTGGGCGAAGGAATTCCCCGAGGACTGGCTGGAATTCCACTGCACCGACGACCGCGTCGTCGCCTTCCGGGAAGGTTTCCAGGACTGGATCACGCATCAGGAGAAGATGCCGATCACCACGGCGGCGCAGAAAGCGGGCATCCCGATGGTCCCGGTCAACACCGCCGCCGATCTACCGGTCAACGAACAGCTGGTCTACCGCGGTTTCTTCCAGGAACTAGACGGGATCAAATACCCCACGGCCGGCTACATGATGAGCGGCACGCCGGTGCGGGTGCGCTCGCATGCTCCGGCGCTGGGCGCCAACAATGCTGAAATCGAAGGAGCCGGCGATGCCGATGCCTGA